A single genomic interval of Inquilinus sp. Marseille-Q2685 harbors:
- a CDS encoding 2-keto-4-pentenoate hydratase, whose protein sequence is MSSSRDLAIAFTEARRAGRALPAYPGTLPPDLPTAYAVQEEAIGLWTDALVGWKVAGIAETWRPRYDAPRLAGPVFARNFRDARELRVETPVIPGGFGAVEAEFVLRIGRDIPAEARPRTVEEVRPFVAAVHAGMEIAGSPLATLNDLGPGAVASDFGNNAGLVLGAEIAEWDSRQPSDWTVRMRVDGTVVGEGSAARVAGGGPIASLAFLAEHLGRRGRDLPAGSWVLTGMTTGVHKVVPGQRAEAEFDGVGTVDVLVTAAAG, encoded by the coding sequence ATGAGTTCGAGCCGCGACCTGGCCATCGCCTTCACCGAAGCGCGCCGCGCCGGCCGCGCCCTGCCGGCCTATCCCGGCACGCTGCCTCCGGATCTCCCGACCGCCTATGCCGTGCAGGAGGAGGCGATCGGCCTGTGGACGGACGCGCTGGTCGGCTGGAAGGTGGCAGGCATCGCCGAGACCTGGCGGCCGCGCTATGACGCGCCGCGCCTGGCCGGGCCGGTCTTCGCCCGCAACTTCCGCGACGCCCGCGAGCTGCGGGTGGAGACACCGGTGATCCCGGGCGGCTTCGGCGCGGTGGAGGCCGAGTTCGTGCTGCGGATCGGCCGCGACATCCCGGCCGAGGCGCGGCCGCGAACCGTCGAGGAGGTCCGGCCCTTCGTGGCCGCGGTCCATGCCGGGATGGAGATCGCCGGCAGCCCGCTGGCAACGCTGAACGACCTCGGCCCCGGCGCCGTGGCCAGCGATTTCGGCAACAATGCCGGCCTGGTGCTGGGCGCCGAGATCGCGGAGTGGGACAGCCGCCAGCCCTCCGACTGGACCGTGCGGATGCGGGTCGACGGCACGGTGGTCGGCGAGGGCAGCGCCGCCCGCGTCGCCGGCGGCGGGCCGATCGCCTCCCTCGCCTTCCTGGCCGAGCATCTCGGCCGCCGCGGCCGGGACCTGCCTGCCGGCAGCTGGGTGCTGACCGGCATGACCACCGGCGTGCACAAGGTCGTGCCCGGCCAGCGGGCCGAGGCCGAATTCGACGGCGTCGGCACGGTCGACGTGCTGGTCACCGCCGCCGCCGGCTGA
- a CDS encoding helix-turn-helix domain-containing protein, producing the protein MSRAQTARIPRLPGLSERIVSADTRREVLVMRRAHQHSQIELNLMLEGAATYLFNGRRVTIGAGDFVFFWGAIPHQTIEASSPASFVCLYLPIEMFLSAALGPRLKSAVLGGGMIGDRAPLPFDAAQFEHWHAELTLGDDRITALVRQEIEQRLRRSDLCGWEVLSDTGDGAAAAEGRHAKVWAMAGFIAAHATEPISVSDVAASVCLHPNYAMAIFREALGMSIGGYLTRQRLYVAQALLLSTDTDIVTVAFEAGFGSVSRFYEAFSRHFAMPPRQYRILYRGGG; encoded by the coding sequence ATGAGCCGAGCCCAGACTGCGCGCATACCGAGGCTGCCGGGCCTGTCCGAGCGGATCGTCAGCGCGGACACGCGGCGCGAGGTGCTGGTGATGCGGCGGGCGCATCAGCACAGCCAGATCGAGCTGAACCTGATGCTGGAAGGGGCGGCGACCTATCTGTTCAACGGCAGGCGGGTGACGATCGGGGCCGGCGATTTCGTGTTCTTCTGGGGCGCGATCCCGCACCAGACCATCGAGGCGTCGAGCCCGGCCAGCTTCGTCTGCCTGTACCTGCCGATCGAGATGTTCCTCAGCGCCGCGCTGGGGCCGCGGCTGAAAAGCGCGGTGCTGGGCGGCGGCATGATCGGCGACCGGGCGCCGCTGCCCTTCGATGCGGCCCAGTTCGAGCACTGGCATGCCGAGCTGACCCTCGGCGACGACCGGATCACCGCCCTGGTGCGGCAGGAGATCGAGCAGCGGCTGCGGCGCAGCGACCTGTGCGGCTGGGAAGTGCTGAGCGACACCGGCGACGGCGCCGCTGCGGCCGAGGGCCGGCACGCCAAGGTCTGGGCCATGGCCGGCTTCATCGCCGCGCATGCGACGGAGCCGATCTCGGTCTCCGACGTCGCCGCCTCGGTCTGCCTGCATCCGAACTACGCCATGGCGATCTTCCGCGAGGCGCTGGGCATGAGCATTGGCGGCTATCTCACCCGCCAGCGCCTGTACGTGGCGCAGGCGCTGCTGCTGTCGACCGACACCGATATCGTCACGGTGGCCTTCGAGGCCGGCTTCGGCTCGGTCTCCCGCTTCTACGAGGCCTTCAGCCGCCACTTCGCCATGCCGCCCCGGCAGTACCGGATCCTCTATCGCGGCGGCGGGTGA
- a CDS encoding phage tail protein, whose product MEAFLATIMGWAPNFAPRGWAFCGGQILAISQNTALFSLLGTTYGGDGTTTFALPNLFSRLPIGAGNGPGLSNYVLGQMGGTESTILTTNNLPAHVHDGSTLAAVQPVATTTGNTVQPVATETSILGAPNFTDPGTGGPVDVNTFANNTANPVVNLKLSVSGTTGPTGGTQPFSIMPPYLAINWIIALEGIYPSRS is encoded by the coding sequence ATGGAAGCCTTCCTCGCCACGATCATGGGCTGGGCCCCGAACTTCGCGCCGCGCGGCTGGGCGTTCTGCGGGGGCCAGATCCTGGCGATCTCGCAGAACACGGCGCTGTTCAGCCTGCTCGGTACCACCTATGGCGGCGACGGCACGACCACCTTCGCGCTGCCCAACCTGTTCAGCCGGCTCCCGATCGGCGCCGGCAACGGCCCGGGGCTGAGCAATTATGTCCTCGGCCAGATGGGCGGCACCGAGAGCACGATCCTGACCACCAACAATCTGCCGGCGCATGTCCATGACGGCTCGACTCTGGCTGCGGTCCAGCCGGTCGCGACCACCACCGGCAACACCGTCCAGCCGGTGGCGACCGAGACCTCGATCCTGGGCGCGCCGAACTTCACGGATCCGGGCACCGGCGGGCCGGTCGACGTCAACACCTTCGCCAACAACACCGCCAATCCCGTGGTCAACCTCAAGCTCTCGGTCAGCGGCACGACCGGCCCGACCGGCGGCACCCAGCCCTTCTCGATCATGCCGCCCTATCTGGCGATCAACTGGATCATCGCGCTGGAAGGCATCTATCCGTCGCGCAGCTGA
- a CDS encoding cation diffusion facilitator family transporter, translated as MDRASQAALASVFVGALVLGLKFLAYWVTGSIALYSDALESIINVVAAGGAFVALWISAQPADANHPYGHTKAEYFSAVFEGLLVVLAALSILREAWSGLVDPRPIDAPALGLAINAAASAINAVWGWCLLRWGRSLRAPALVADGRHVLTDVYTSGGVLVGVGLVTLTGWLILDPILAALVAVNILWSGYVMIRDSIGGLMDEAVPPETLARIREAIARTGGGALEAHDVRTRHAGRLTFIDFHLVVPGTMSVSEAHEICDRIEATLKRDIGPDTVISIHVEPEEKAKHGGVAIARNRPHRPMPVEAHAAGEPTAPPRRRRFSRRRR; from the coding sequence ATGGACCGCGCCTCCCAGGCCGCGCTGGCCAGCGTCTTCGTCGGGGCGCTGGTGCTGGGGCTCAAGTTCCTGGCCTACTGGGTCACCGGATCGATCGCGCTCTACTCCGACGCGCTCGAGAGCATCATCAACGTGGTCGCCGCCGGCGGCGCCTTCGTCGCGCTGTGGATCTCGGCCCAGCCGGCGGACGCCAACCACCCCTACGGCCACACCAAGGCCGAGTACTTCTCGGCGGTGTTCGAGGGGCTGCTGGTGGTGCTGGCCGCGCTGTCGATCCTGCGCGAGGCCTGGTCCGGACTGGTCGACCCCCGGCCGATCGACGCGCCGGCGCTGGGCCTGGCGATCAATGCCGCCGCGTCGGCCATCAACGCCGTCTGGGGCTGGTGCCTGCTGCGCTGGGGCCGCAGCCTCCGTGCCCCCGCGCTGGTGGCGGACGGCCGCCACGTGCTGACCGACGTCTACACCTCGGGCGGGGTTCTGGTCGGGGTCGGCCTGGTGACCCTGACCGGCTGGCTGATCCTCGACCCCATCCTCGCGGCGCTGGTGGCGGTCAACATCCTCTGGTCCGGCTATGTGATGATCCGGGATTCGATCGGCGGGCTGATGGACGAGGCGGTGCCGCCGGAGACCCTGGCCCGCATCCGCGAGGCGATCGCCCGCACCGGCGGCGGCGCGCTGGAGGCCCATGACGTTCGCACCCGGCATGCCGGGCGGCTGACCTTCATCGATTTCCACCTGGTGGTGCCGGGCACGATGAGCGTCTCCGAGGCGCACGAGATCTGCGACCGGATCGAGGCGACGCTGAAGCGGGACATCGGCCCCGACACCGTCATCAGCATCCATGTCGAGCCGGAGGAGAAGGCCAAGCACGGCGGCGTGGCCATCGCCCGGAACCGGCCGCACCGCCCGATGCCGGTGGAGGCTCATGCGGCGGGCGAGCCGACCGCGCCGCCGCGGCGGCGGAGGTTCAGCCGGCGGCGGCGGTGA
- the kduI gene encoding 5-dehydro-4-deoxy-D-glucuronate isomerase, producing the protein MTASDAPTTRQAVHYEQAEMLDGEDLRRHFLIEQLMAPGRLTATYTHYDRMLVMGAVPTTAPLVVGEDLAKLVGSATLLERRELGLINVGGPGRVTADKTVFEVGPQDALYLGKGIASVAFASVDPANPAKFYINSTPAHAGLPSRVVARDQAIVKELGAPETSNRRTLHQYLHPEVLPTCQLLMGLTRLHSGSVWNTMPAHTHDRRMEAYFYFELPADAVVMHFMGRPCATRHLVVRNEQAVLSPPWSIHCGAGTAAYAFIWSMAGDNQAFTDMDFVAMGDLL; encoded by the coding sequence ATGACCGCGAGCGACGCCCCGACCACCCGCCAGGCGGTGCATTACGAGCAGGCCGAGATGCTGGATGGCGAGGATCTGCGCCGGCATTTCCTGATCGAGCAGCTGATGGCGCCGGGCCGGCTGACCGCCACCTACACCCATTACGACCGGATGCTGGTGATGGGCGCGGTGCCGACCACGGCGCCGCTGGTGGTCGGGGAGGACCTGGCGAAGCTGGTCGGCAGCGCCACGCTGCTGGAACGGCGCGAGCTGGGCCTGATCAATGTCGGCGGTCCCGGCCGGGTCACGGCGGACAAGACCGTGTTCGAGGTCGGGCCGCAGGACGCGCTGTATCTCGGCAAGGGCATCGCCTCGGTCGCCTTCGCCAGCGTCGATCCGGCCAACCCGGCGAAGTTCTACATCAACTCGACCCCGGCCCATGCCGGTCTGCCGTCGCGGGTGGTGGCCCGCGACCAGGCGATCGTGAAGGAGCTGGGCGCGCCCGAGACCAGCAACCGCCGCACCCTGCACCAGTACCTGCATCCCGAGGTGCTGCCGACCTGCCAGCTGCTGATGGGCCTGACCCGGCTGCACAGCGGCAGCGTCTGGAACACCATGCCGGCGCACACCCATGACCGGCGGATGGAGGCCTATTTCTACTTCGAGCTGCCGGCCGACGCGGTGGTGATGCATTTCATGGGCCGCCCCTGCGCCACCCGCCACCTGGTGGTGCGGAACGAGCAGGCGGTGCTGTCGCCGCCCTGGTCGATCCATTGCGGCGCCGGCACCGCCGCCTACGCCTTCATCTGGAGCATGGCCGGCGACAACCAGGCCTTCACCGACATGGATTTCGTCGCCATGGGGGACCTGCTGTGA
- the kduD gene encoding 2-dehydro-3-deoxy-D-gluconate 5-dehydrogenase KduD — translation MTDLFDLSGQVALVTGARTGLGRGIALALAEAGADIAGLGSRPMPETAAAIAGTGRRFLEGLRDLEDSSGLEAVVADIVARLGRIDILVNNAGIIRRADLLEFSEADWDAVMAVNLKSAFFLSQAVARHMVGQGIQGRIIHVASVLSFQGGIRVPSYTAAKHGIAGLTRAMANELAPKGITVNAIAPGYMETDNTEALRADPVRTRQILDRIPAGRWGVPQDLATAALFLASPHSGYVTGALLPVDGGWLAR, via the coding sequence GTGACCGATCTGTTCGACCTGTCCGGTCAGGTCGCGCTGGTTACCGGCGCGCGCACCGGGCTCGGCCGCGGCATCGCCCTGGCGCTGGCCGAGGCGGGGGCCGACATCGCCGGGCTCGGCTCCCGCCCGATGCCGGAGACGGCGGCGGCGATCGCCGGCACCGGCCGCCGTTTCCTCGAGGGGCTGCGCGACCTCGAGGACTCCTCCGGGCTCGAGGCGGTGGTGGCCGACATCGTCGCCCGGCTCGGCCGGATCGACATCCTGGTCAACAACGCCGGCATCATCCGCCGCGCCGACCTGCTGGAGTTCAGCGAGGCGGACTGGGATGCGGTGATGGCGGTGAACCTGAAGAGCGCCTTCTTCCTCAGCCAGGCCGTCGCCCGCCACATGGTGGGGCAGGGCATCCAGGGCCGGATCATCCATGTCGCCTCGGTGCTGTCCTTCCAGGGCGGCATCCGCGTGCCGTCCTACACCGCGGCCAAGCACGGCATCGCCGGGCTGACCCGGGCCATGGCGAACGAGCTGGCGCCGAAGGGCATCACCGTCAACGCCATCGCCCCCGGCTACATGGAGACCGACAACACCGAGGCGCTGCGCGCCGACCCGGTGCGCACCCGCCAGATCCTGGACCGCATCCCCGCCGGCCGCTGGGGCGTGCCGCAGGACCTGGCAACGGCCGCGCTGTTCCTGGCCTCGCCGCACAGCGGCTACGTCACCGGGGCGCTGCTGCCGGTCGATGGCGGCTGGCTGGCTCGGTAA
- a CDS encoding GntR family transcriptional regulator, with product MKIDPGQSFESVARRLERELRRAIVALELPPGARLSEQEIAQRFGVSRQPVREALIALAKTRLVEVQPQRGTVVVKLSVRRMAEARFVRESVEVALVRRACEGFDRSSRERIDDLLDAQAKAASRGNHHDFQRYDELFHIAIAEGAGCGLAWMAVEDLKAHMDRICTLTLPGAEAMLPLVDQHRAIMAAIDARDAEAAERAMRHHLTEILRALPRIEAEHPELFDEPAPGRNR from the coding sequence GTGAAGATCGACCCCGGCCAGAGCTTCGAATCCGTGGCCCGCCGGCTGGAGCGCGAGCTGCGCCGTGCCATCGTGGCTCTGGAGCTGCCTCCCGGTGCCCGGCTGTCGGAGCAGGAGATCGCGCAACGTTTCGGCGTGTCGCGCCAGCCGGTGCGCGAGGCGCTGATCGCGCTGGCGAAGACCCGGCTGGTCGAGGTGCAGCCGCAGCGCGGCACCGTGGTGGTCAAGCTGTCGGTGCGGCGGATGGCCGAGGCGCGCTTCGTCCGCGAATCGGTCGAGGTGGCGCTGGTGCGGCGCGCCTGCGAGGGCTTCGATCGGTCGAGCCGCGAGCGCATCGACGACCTGCTCGACGCCCAGGCCAAGGCCGCGTCGCGCGGCAACCATCACGACTTCCAGCGTTACGACGAGCTGTTCCACATCGCCATCGCCGAGGGGGCCGGCTGCGGCCTGGCCTGGATGGCGGTGGAGGACCTGAAGGCGCATATGGACCGGATCTGCACCCTGACGCTGCCGGGCGCCGAGGCGATGCTGCCGCTGGTCGACCAGCACCGCGCCATCATGGCCGCGATCGACGCCCGCGACGCCGAGGCGGCGGAGCGGGCGATGCGCCACCACCTGACCGAGATCCTGCGCGCCCTGCCGCGGATCGAGGCCGAACACCCCGAACTGTTCGACGAGCCCGCCCCGGGCCGAAATCGCTAG